The following are from one region of the Acomys russatus chromosome 32, mAcoRus1.1, whole genome shotgun sequence genome:
- the Klhdc8b gene encoding kelch domain-containing protein 8B, with protein MAAGGGRAFAWQVFPPMPTCRVYGTVAHQDGHLLVLGGCGRAGLPLDTVETLDMASHTWLAIAPLPTARAGAAAVVLGKQVLVVGGVDEVQSPVAVVEAFLADEGRWERRATLPQAAMGVATVERDGMVYALGGMGPDTAPQAQVLLYEPRRDCWLSLPSMPTPCYGASTFLHGNKIYVLGGRQGKLPVTAFEAFDLETRTWTRHPSLPSRRAFAGCAMAEGTVFSLGGLQQPGPHNFYSRPHFVNTVEMFDLEHGSWTKLPRSLRMRDKRADFVVGSLGGNVVAIGGLGNQPCPLASVESFSLARRRWEALPAMPTARCSCSSLQAGPRLFVIGGVAQGPSQAVEALCLRDGV; from the exons ATGGCTGCAGGTGGTGGCCGGGCCTTTGCTTGGCAGGTGTTCCCCCCTATGCCCACTTGCCGGGTCTATGGCACAGTGGCACACCAGGATGGACACCTGCTGGTGTTGGGGGGCTGTGGCCGGGCTGGGTTACCTCTGGACACTGTTGAGACACTGGACATGGCCTCACACACGTGGCTAGCAATAGCACCCCTGCCCACTGCCCGGGCTGGTGCAGCTGCTGTGGTTCTGGGGAAGCAGGTGCTAGTGGTGGGTGGTGTGGATGAAGTCCAGAGCCCAGTAGCTGTTGTGGAGGCCTTCTTGGCTGATGAAGGCCGCTGGGAGCGTCGGGCTACCCTCCCTCAAGCAGCCATGGGGGTTGCGACTGTGGAGAGAG ATGGTATGGTGTATGCTCTGGGGGGAATGGGTCCTGACACGGCCCCCCAGGCCCAGGTACTCTTATATGAGCCCCGCCGGGACTGCTGGCTTTCGCTACCCTCCATGCCCACACCCTGCTACGGGGCCTCCACCTTCCTGCACGGAAACAAGATCTATGTCCTGG GAGGCCGCCAGGGCAAGCTCCCAGTGACTGCTTTTGAAGCTTTTGATCTAGAGACCCGGACGTGGACCCGACACCCAAGCCTGCCCAGCCGCCGAGCCTTTGCTGGCTGTGCTATGGCTGAGGGCACTGTCTTTAGCCTGGGTGGCCTGCAGCAGCCCGGGCCCCACAATTTCTACTCCCGCCCGCACTTCGTCAACACTGTGGAGATGTTTGACCTGGAGCATG GATCCTGGACTAAGCTGCCTCGTAGCCTGCGAATGAGGGATAAGAGAGCCGACTTTGTGGTTGGCTCCCTTGGGGGCAACGTCGTGGCTATTGGGGGCCTTG GGAACCAGCCATgccctttggcctctgtggagaGCTTCAGTCTTGCGCGGCGACGCTGGGAGGCACTGCCCGCCATGCCCACAGCCCGATGCTCCTGTTCCAGCCTACAGGCCGGGCCCCGGCTGTTCGTTATTGGGGGTGTGGCCCAGGGCCCCAGCCAAGCTGTGGAGGCACTGTGTCTGCGTGATGGAGTCTGA